Part of the Methanococcus voltae genome is shown below.
AGAAGTAGTTAATGAAGAAGTAGTTAATGAAGAAGTAGTTAATGAAGAAGTAGTTAATGAAGAAGTAGTTAATGAAGAAGTAGTTAATGAAGAAGTAGTTAATGAAGAAGAAACTCCAGAATATTGGTTTAATTTAGCAAATATGGCTAAAGATAATAACAAGAAAATAGAATACTATAATAAAGCTTTAGATATAAACCCTAACTATGAAAATGCCATCAATGGTAAGGAAGCAGTTTTAAAATCCATTAAAGAATTAGAAAGATTAGAAGAAATTAGAAAGAATAAAGAAACTGCAAAAAAATTCTGTAAAATGGCATATGGTGAAAAAGATAAAGCTACACAGCTCAAATATTATGAAAAAGCTTTAAAATTAGATTCTGACAACATAAAGATATTATTAAATTGTGCAGTAGCACACCATAACTTAAAAGAATATAATGAAGCATTAAACTACTATGATAAAGCTTTAGATATAAACCCTGGCTATGAAAGTGCCGTCAATGGTAAAAAAATAGTATCAAAACTATTAAAACAAATTGAAGACGCTAAAAAGCTTTGTAAAATGGCATATGGTGAAAAAGATAAAGCTACACAGCTCAAATATTATGAAAAAGCTTTAAAATTAGATTCTGACAACATAAAGATATTATTAAATTGTGCAGTATCACATTATAATCTTAAAAACTATAAAATATGTAATGAATATGCTTTAAAAATCTTAAAAATCGATAAAAATAATTCAAAGGCAAAAGAACTCATTGAATTATGTAATAATAAAAAATAAATATTAATTAATAATTATTTTCTATTTTTTTAAAAGTTTCATCCAAACCATTTTATTCACTTTGTTCATAAAATCCTTTGATGGACATATTTTGTATATTGATTTATTTTATCCATAAAATCCTTTACACTAAAATCATAGATTTTAGGTATTTTAAAAACCGTAGGTTTTTAAGATGATGGATATATTTTGTATTTTTAAAAGTTTCATCAAAAGTTATTTAATAACTCTATAACCAGAACTAGTCCACTCTACAACAATAGGTTCAGTAGGTAACTCCGTAAGAGTTTCAAAGTATTTTAAAGCAGCTTCAGTTCCTAATCTATCGGAACCAGCTATATAGATTAACTTATAATTCTGTATTACAGTTGAAGAGCCTGAAGGAATTGAAATAACTTGTATAATTCCCCTATTTTCTCCAGGATTATCATTAGTTACGGGGATAGAGAATCTATCGTTGTATTGGTTAGCTATTCTGTTAGCTATTGGTCCACCTACGATAATCGTATCTCCATCGATTTCAGTATCGTCTGAATGTATATTTTCTTTTAATTCTTTTGCTAACTGTTTATCGAAGCTACTTCCGTAAACTACGTTTGAATTTGAAACTGTCCTTCTTAATGAGCTTGATTCTATGCTTGGTGAAGCATCTATTTTATTATTCTTATTGTTATTTGAAGGTACGTGAGTATCTATTGTAAATGTTGTAGTTGTTGAATTACTGTTGTTAGCATTATCGGTAGATGTAACGTTTAATAGGTATGTTCCATCGTTTAATGTTTTTTCCGCTACGTAGTAATCTCCTGTTTTAGTTAATGTAATGTTTTCATTAATATTTCCATTAGTTATGTTTGCCTTTACTTCTTTAACTTTAGATCCAGAATCTAAAGAGCTAACGTTTATTAAGAATTTATTAGTTTTTAAAGTTCCTGTTGGTGTGTTTATTGATACGTTTGGAGCTGTTGTATCTATAACGATCCATTGTTTTTTAACAGCTCTATTTCCTGCATTATCAAATACATAGAGTTTTAGCGAGTAATTTTTATCAAGTAGACTATTATAACTTAGGTAGTAAAAAGTAGGATATTCTGCAAGAGTATTATTCCAATCGCCAAGTTCAGCTACTATTCTATCAATACCACTTGCGTCTACTGCAGTTACATTTACTATAAACCTATCTACGTTTAATATTGATTTATTTACTGGTGAAAGCACCGTGAAAGTAGGTAGTGTCGTATCAACTGAGAATATTACTTCATCGGTTACGTTTTTGTTTCCTACAATATCTTCAGCGTAAACCTTTAAACTATATTTCCCATCTATAAATGTTTCATTTAATGTATAATAACTATTATTTTTATTTAATGTATAATTAGTTCCATTTATGTTTGCTTTTACTTCTTTTATTCCATTTGTATCGTTTGCTGTAGCATTTATAAATATATTAGTTGTATTGTATACTTTAGCTGTTGGAGTGTTTATTGATACGTTTGGAGCTGTTGTATCTACAACAACCCATAGTTTTTTAACAGCTCTATTTCCTACATTATCGAAAGCATATATTGTTAATGAGTGATTTTTATCCGTTAGATTGTCATATGTGACATCATAATATGTAAGATATTCTGTAAGTGTAGTATTTGAATCGCCAAGCTCGGATATTATTTTATTAACACCACTTGCATCTCTTGCAGTTACATGTACTCTAAATTTTGGTATGTTATATATTGAGTTATTTGAAGGTATATGTACTGTGAAAGTTGGACCTTGAGTATCGATTAATCGAGGCAAATAATCAATATTATCTAGAACTATAGGGTATGGTTCATCACAAAATCCATCATTGTCATTGTCAGGATGAGTTTCTGAGAAACCTGTTCCTTTTGGATTAAACCAGTAGTTTCCGCCACCTTTTTCTTTTGTAGTGCTCCAACTGTTTCTTTTAATGGGTACTATCCTTAAA
Proteins encoded:
- a CDS encoding tetratricopeptide repeat protein is translated as EVVNEEVVNEEVVNEEVVNEEVVNEEVVNEEVVNEEETPEYWFNLANMAKDNNKKIEYYNKALDINPNYENAINGKEAVLKSIKELERLEEIRKNKETAKKFCKMAYGEKDKATQLKYYEKALKLDSDNIKILLNCAVAHHNLKEYNEALNYYDKALDINPGYESAVNGKKIVSKLLKQIEDAKKLCKMAYGEKDKATQLKYYEKALKLDSDNIKILLNCAVSHYNLKNYKICNEYALKILKIDKNNSKAKELIELCNNKK
- a CDS encoding NosD domain-containing protein, giving the protein MKLNNKLIFFTFLVIMMLAVNTAYADNAITKQTRITSPGIYYLNNNITAPLGNPIRICCDNVTLKGNGFTLDGNGTGSTAIYVDPVKNVTIQDIIIKNFTAGISTFYSYNLRIVNNTVSSNKEYGISIHNTKNNVIINNTVNSNVCGISLSKSINTSLLNNTLNSNGIGISLSDSNSNPLVNNTINSTSYGINLRNSNNTLIRNNTVNLNNYGIYLDKSTNNSLLYNCIISSKFDGIHLYQSYNNYIINNSVINSKAQGISIYYSESNSFVGNIFNNTNNLRIVPIKRNSWSTTKEKGGGNYWFNPKGTGFSETHPDNDNDGFCDEPYPIVLDNIDYLPRLIDTQGPTFTVHIPSNNSIYNIPKFRVHVTARDASGVNKIISELGDSNTTLTEYLTYYDVTYDNLTDKNHSLTIYAFDNVGNRAVKKLWVVVDTTAPNVSINTPTAKVYNTTNIFINATANDTNGIKEVKANINGTNYTLNKNNSYYTLNETFIDGKYSLKVYAEDIVGNKNVTDEVIFSVDTTLPTFTVLSPVNKSILNVDRFIVNVTAVDASGIDRIVAELGDWNNTLAEYPTFYYLSYNSLLDKNYSLKLYVFDNAGNRAVKKQWIVIDTTAPNVSINTPTGTLKTNKFLINVSSLDSGSKVKEVKANITNGNINENITLTKTGDYYVAEKTLNDGTYLLNVTSTDNANNSNSTTTTFTIDTHVPSNNNKNNKIDASPSIESSSLRRTVSNSNVVYGSSFDKQLAKELKENIHSDDTEIDGDTIIVGGPIANRIANQYNDRFSIPVTNDNPGENRGIIQVISIPSGSSTVIQNYKLIYIAGSDRLGTEAALKYFETLTELPTEPIVVEWTSSGYRVIK